A window of Formosa sp. Hel1_31_208 contains these coding sequences:
- a CDS encoding NAD-dependent epimerase/dehydratase family protein, producing the protein MMKIGITGQNGFIGNHLFTTLSLDDTIELIHFERHFFEQEDVLQTFVSHCDVIVHLAAMNRHENPQVIYDTNVSLVSKLISACEKTNSTPHIIFSSSSQELQDNLYGQSKKEGKALLEKWALHSKGKITSLTIPNVFGPFGKPNYNSFIATFCYKLTHNEVPEVHVDSNVNLIYINELVATCIAVIKGTIDTIEFNTSCFDYVVPHTSSNKVSHILNLLITFKEDYLMKGIFPSLEDPFEKALFNTFRCYIPENHFPVRFQKHTDPRGSFVEIARTNTSGQFSFSTTVPGITRGNHFHTRKAERFAVISGKALIQLRKIGTNKVIDYYLDGEHPAYVDMPIWYTHNIKNIGDTELVTLFWINEPYNPEDADTYFETV; encoded by the coding sequence ATGATGAAAATTGGAATTACAGGTCAGAACGGATTTATTGGAAATCATCTCTTTACAACCTTAAGTCTAGATGACACCATTGAGTTGATACATTTTGAACGCCATTTCTTTGAACAAGAGGATGTATTGCAAACTTTTGTTTCCCATTGTGATGTCATAGTTCATCTCGCAGCGATGAACAGACATGAGAATCCACAAGTCATTTATGACACTAATGTTTCCTTAGTATCGAAACTTATCAGTGCTTGTGAAAAAACAAATTCTACACCGCATATCATATTCTCTTCTTCCTCACAAGAATTACAAGATAATCTTTATGGACAATCAAAAAAAGAAGGTAAAGCGTTACTAGAAAAATGGGCATTACATTCTAAAGGAAAAATCACCTCGTTAACCATTCCAAATGTGTTTGGACCTTTTGGAAAACCAAATTACAATTCCTTTATAGCAACATTTTGCTATAAATTAACCCATAATGAAGTTCCTGAAGTTCATGTTGATTCCAACGTAAATCTTATTTATATAAATGAGCTCGTTGCTACATGTATTGCTGTTATTAAAGGAACCATAGACACTATCGAGTTTAACACGTCGTGTTTTGATTATGTGGTACCTCATACAAGTTCCAATAAAGTATCCCATATTTTAAATTTACTTATCACTTTTAAGGAGGATTATTTAATGAAGGGTATTTTCCCTTCCTTAGAAGATCCATTTGAAAAAGCATTATTTAATACCTTTAGGTGTTATATACCAGAAAATCATTTTCCTGTGCGTTTTCAAAAACATACAGATCCTAGAGGTAGTTTTGTTGAAATTGCAAGAACAAACACAAGTGGACAGTTTTCATTTTCAACAACAGTTCCTGGTATTACACGAGGAAATCACTTTCATACCAGAAAAGCTGAGCGCTTTGCTGTGATAAGTGGAAAAGCATTAATACAATTGCGTAAAATTGGAACCAATAAAGTCATAGATTATTATCTGGATGGAGAGCATCCAGCTTATGTTGATATGCCGATTTGGTATACTCACAATATTAAAAATATCGGAGATACAGAACTTGTAACCTTATTTTGGATTAACGAGCCTTATAATCCCGAAGATGCAGATACTTATTTTGAAACCGTATAA